One Mesoplodon densirostris isolate mMesDen1 chromosome X, mMesDen1 primary haplotype, whole genome shotgun sequence genomic region harbors:
- the RTL3 gene encoding retrotransposon Gag-like protein 3 isoform X1, translating to MVEDLAASYIALKLENEILQAQVQRLMDENAALQSQIPELQKSQAAKEDEPLQKPSEAQETQRPPETLDFPAAMEPQEPPEVKEPQKPRESQDLPSWEPSAAQEPQKSLEPPADPESLEPPGTQDPQAPPMVHKLAGAWESHKPSEAKEPQKLPTAQEVQKPTEFKEVQDAPAGQETQNSELQDPPNAQELQEAPKCQDTSTHLESLEFLAPQELRDPSDAQEFLGLLTPKESLDSLTAAETSAASEFPQSSNRLEAETFPLEYPLVFNGDAQKLPEFLVQLNSYMRVRGHLYPTEAALVSFVGNRFSGEAGKWFQPLVDIQSPLLEQFESFIQVLQDTFDNPENMEDANHRIRKLCQGEDHVHQYATHFHIIAQELNWDESTLCIQFQEGLASSIRDELSRTNPATNLSDLITQCITLEEKLSGKPDLSPQEASPSQEKAGSDSPPAENQPVQASSNRPHLSEAERVRRREGHLCLYCGYPGHFARDCPVKPHRAQQAGNIEARR from the coding sequence ATGGTGGAGGACTTAGCAGCCTCCTATATTGCTCTGAAATTGGAGAATGAAATTCTGCAGGCTCAAGTGCAGCGGCTGATGGATGAAAATGCTGCCTTGCAGTCCCAGATCCCAGAGCTCCAGAAGTCCCAAGCAGCCAAAGAGGATGAACCACTCCAGAAACCCTCAGAGGCCCAGGAGACCCAGAGACCCCCAGAGACCCTGGATTTCCCAGCAGCTATGGAACCCCAAGAGCCCCCAGAGGTCAAGGAGCCCCAGAAGCCCAGAGAGTCTCAGGACCTCCCATCCTGGGAGCCCTCAGCAGCCCAGGAGCCCCAGAAATCCTTGGAGCCCCCAGCAGATCCAGAGTCCCTGGAGCCCCCAGGAACCCAGGATCCCCAGGCACCTCCAATGGTCCACAAGCTCGCAGGAGCCTGGGAATCCCATAAGCCCTCAGAGGCCAAGGAGCCTCAGAAGCTCCCAACGGCCCAGGAGGTCCAGAAGCCCACAGAATTCAAGGAGGTTCAGGATGCCCCAGCAGGCCAGGAGACCCAGAATTCAGAGCTCCAGGATCCCCCAAATGCCCAGGAGCTCCAGGAGGCACCAAAATGCCAGGACACATCAACACACCTGGAGTCCCTTGAGTTTCTTGCCCCCCAGGAGCTCCGGGATCCTTCAGATGCCCAGGAGTTCCTAGGACTCTTAACACCCAAGGAGTCCCTGGACAGCCTAACAGCTGCTGAAACATCAGCAGCTTCAGAGTTTCCACAGTCTTCCAATAGGTTAGAGGCTGAAACTTTCCCTCTAGAATACCCTTTAGTCTTCAATGGGGATGCCCAGAAGCTTCCTGAGTTTCTGGTTCAATTGAATAGCTACATGAGAGTCAGAGGGCACCTGTATCCCACTGAAGCAGCTCTGGTAAGCTTTGTTGGCAACCGCTTCTCAGGTGAAGCAGGAAAGTGGTTCCAGCCCTTAGTAGATATCCAAAGTCCCTTGCTGGAGCAATTTGAAAGTTTCATACAAGTGCTCCAAGATACTTTTGACAATCCAGAAAACATGGAAGATGCCAACCACCGCATCCGTAAGCTCTGCCAAGGGGAGGACCATGTCCACCAGTATGCGACCCACTTCCACATCATCGCTCAAGAGCTAAACTGGGATGAAAGCACTCTCTGCATCCAATTTCAGGAAGGGCTTGCCAGTTCTATCCGAGATGAACTGTCTCGCACAAACCCAGCCACCAACCTATCTGATCTGATCACCCAATGCATCACGCTAGAAGAGAAGTTAAGTGGTAAGCCTGATCTAAGTCCACAAGAGGCAAGTCCCTCTCAGGAGAAAGCTGGGTCTGATAGTCCACCAGCTGAAAACCAGCCTGTGCAGGCTTCAAGCAATCGCCCACACCTCAGTGAAGCTGAACGAGTCCGCCGCCGTGAAGGCCACTTGTGCCTCTACTGTGGTTATCCTGGTCATTTTGCCAGAGATTGCCCTGTCAAGCCTCATCGTGCCCAGCAGGCGGGAAACATCGAGGCCCGGCGGTAA
- the RTL3 gene encoding retrotransposon Gag-like protein 3 isoform X2 gives MVEDLAASYIALKLENEILQAQVQRLMDENAALQSQIPELQKSQAAKEDEPLQKPSEAQETQRPPETLDFPAAMEPQEPPEVKEPQKPRESQDLPSWEPSAAQEPQKSLEPPADPESLEPPGTQDPQAPPMVHKLAGAWESHKPSEVQDAPAGQETQNSELQDPPNAQELQEAPKCQDTSTHLESLEFLAPQELRDPSDAQEFLGLLTPKESLDSLTAAETSAASEFPQSSNRLEAETFPLEYPLVFNGDAQKLPEFLVQLNSYMRVRGHLYPTEAALVSFVGNRFSGEAGKWFQPLVDIQSPLLEQFESFIQVLQDTFDNPENMEDANHRIRKLCQGEDHVHQYATHFHIIAQELNWDESTLCIQFQEGLASSIRDELSRTNPATNLSDLITQCITLEEKLSGKPDLSPQEASPSQEKAGSDSPPAENQPVQASSNRPHLSEAERVRRREGHLCLYCGYPGHFARDCPVKPHRAQQAGNIEARR, from the exons ATGGTGGAGGACTTAGCAGCCTCCTATATTGCTCTGAAATTGGAGAATGAAATTCTGCAGGCTCAAGTGCAGCGGCTGATGGATGAAAATGCTGCCTTGCAGTCCCAGATCCCAGAGCTCCAGAAGTCCCAAGCAGCCAAAGAGGATGAACCACTCCAGAAACCCTCAGAGGCCCAGGAGACCCAGAGACCCCCAGAGACCCTGGATTTCCCAGCAGCTATGGAACCCCAAGAGCCCCCAGAGGTCAAGGAGCCCCAGAAGCCCAGAGAGTCTCAGGACCTCCCATCCTGGGAGCCCTCAGCAGCCCAGGAGCCCCAGAAATCCTTGGAGCCCCCAGCAGATCCAGAGTCCCTGGAGCCCCCAGGAACCCAGGATCCCCAGGCACCTCCAATGGTCCACAAGCTCGCAGGAGCCTGGGAATCCCATAAGCCCTCAGAG GTTCAGGATGCCCCAGCAGGCCAGGAGACCCAGAATTCAGAGCTCCAGGATCCCCCAAATGCCCAGGAGCTCCAGGAGGCACCAAAATGCCAGGACACATCAACACACCTGGAGTCCCTTGAGTTTCTTGCCCCCCAGGAGCTCCGGGATCCTTCAGATGCCCAGGAGTTCCTAGGACTCTTAACACCCAAGGAGTCCCTGGACAGCCTAACAGCTGCTGAAACATCAGCAGCTTCAGAGTTTCCACAGTCTTCCAATAGGTTAGAGGCTGAAACTTTCCCTCTAGAATACCCTTTAGTCTTCAATGGGGATGCCCAGAAGCTTCCTGAGTTTCTGGTTCAATTGAATAGCTACATGAGAGTCAGAGGGCACCTGTATCCCACTGAAGCAGCTCTGGTAAGCTTTGTTGGCAACCGCTTCTCAGGTGAAGCAGGAAAGTGGTTCCAGCCCTTAGTAGATATCCAAAGTCCCTTGCTGGAGCAATTTGAAAGTTTCATACAAGTGCTCCAAGATACTTTTGACAATCCAGAAAACATGGAAGATGCCAACCACCGCATCCGTAAGCTCTGCCAAGGGGAGGACCATGTCCACCAGTATGCGACCCACTTCCACATCATCGCTCAAGAGCTAAACTGGGATGAAAGCACTCTCTGCATCCAATTTCAGGAAGGGCTTGCCAGTTCTATCCGAGATGAACTGTCTCGCACAAACCCAGCCACCAACCTATCTGATCTGATCACCCAATGCATCACGCTAGAAGAGAAGTTAAGTGGTAAGCCTGATCTAAGTCCACAAGAGGCAAGTCCCTCTCAGGAGAAAGCTGGGTCTGATAGTCCACCAGCTGAAAACCAGCCTGTGCAGGCTTCAAGCAATCGCCCACACCTCAGTGAAGCTGAACGAGTCCGCCGCCGTGAAGGCCACTTGTGCCTCTACTGTGGTTATCCTGGTCATTTTGCCAGAGATTGCCCTGTCAAGCCTCATCGTGCCCAGCAGGCGGGAAACATCGAGGCCCGGCGGTAA